The sequence AACCAGATATTGAAGAGTGGAATAACTTGCTCGATTTTCTGGAAATCAACAAAGATCCAATGGATATACAGTTATCGGACTTCGATAACAAGAGACTTGTAAGTGTTGAACAAGCTGAGtctttttatatgttatatgCAAAACTGGTGGGGTTTAGTGTtaggaaaaagttaaaaaggaaAGACAAAAACAATGATATAGTTGTTAGAAGTTGGGTTTGCTCGTGCGAAGGTAAACGAGAACCAAAATATTGTAATACAGAAAATAGGATTCGGGAAGTACGTCCTGTAACAAGATTGATGTGTGCAGCGGAATTCAGAATTAATATCgataaggtaaataaaaattggATAGTTAAATGCTTCAATACCAGCCATACACACAAACTAGCAGTATCGAGCGAAAAAATATTTCTGAGGTCTCACAGAAAAATAGGTGATCCTACTAAGGAGCAAGCATTTTCAATGAAGAGAGCTGGAATTAATACATTTCAATGTTACAATTACTTTGTAGAAGTAAATGGTAATTGGAAAGATTTAGGATTCCTGAAAAAAGACCTGTACAGGGCAATTGCAAAAGATAATTCAAATTTGGATGATACCGACACAAATAGAGCGATGTGTTTACTTGAATCGAAAAAAGGAGCAGATGATAAGTTTTTCTACAAGTATGAGGTAGATGAGGATAGACGACTAAGAAATTTATTATGGTCTGACGGGAGTTGCCAAATTGATTACAAATTGTTTGGCGAttgtttgtcttttgatgctactTACAAGACTAACAGGTATGTTTTCATAAACCCCTTCTTAGTTACAATAAAATCTaataagtttttactattggaTCTCTTCTTTGTATCTGATTCATAATACTCCTTACAGGTACGGAAAACCATTGGTTATTCTACTTGGATCAAACAATCATGACAAGACATGTGTGTTTGGATCTGCACTCCTCCAAGATGAGACAGTAGAAAATTATGTTTGGCTATTGGAAACATTTTTAGGGTGTATGGATGGCAAGATGCCGAAAACAGTACTAACGGACGGTTGCAGATCAATGAGTAAAGCACTAGAAGCTATAATGCCGGGAATTCCACGTCGTATTTGCTCATGGCACATATTGAAAAATGCAGTTGCACATATTAAAGCCTCAGGTTTCAATACAGATTTTAGAAAGTTTATTTTCaggtaaaaaattatatttatggttttaagTTTACGATCCCTTTGATACTAATTTCATTACTGGTTTCAATACTGATAACgtggtttatatttttttgtaacaCACTAGATACTACGAAGAGGCCGAATGAGAGATTAAATGGAATGGGATGGTAAAAGAATACAATTTGGAAGCCAATGCATGGATAGAGGCACATTATGCAACTAGAAAGCAGTGGGCAAACACTTTTCTTCGTGGTCATTATTTTAGCGGTGCAAAAGCTACGGGCCGATGCGAGTCAATGAATTCTTTGTTGAAAAAAAGACTTGGATAACAAAGTATCATTGTGGAAGTTTTTCAAACACTTTGAGTTTTCTCTGTCAATGTTACACTTCAACAAGATGGAAGAGCACTATAGAACCAATATGACCGAAACATTGTGCCCAACCAAACTTCGATGCCAAGTGTGGAGGATGAtgtttcttcaattttcaccagggaaatttataaaaggATAATGCGGGAGATGCAACGCTCGGAAAAATATGTTACCATCATAGACCGTGAGGAGAATCAAGTTGTTTGTAATGTAAAACCATTCGGGAGTAAAGTGGCAAAGCGCACGGTTATGATTTCCGATGATCGAGCAACAATTCaatgcgattgctattcatttgAGACGAAAGGAATTCCATGCAGACATATTTTTGCATCTATGAAGAGTTTGGAGATACTGAATTTCCCTGATTGTTTGGTCAATCGTCGTTGGCTGAAAGATGCtaaatattttgattatttaaccAACCATGAGGAAAGAAAGTACCCTCATCCAGAATCAGCTAGAAATTTGAGGTACGGATCACTTTCAAAGAATTGTGGTATAACTTCATACATTGCTTCAAAATCAGACAAACCTTTTCAAAGGGCTATGCAAGTTGTATCTGCATTGAATGTGGAATTGTCCAAATACCCCGCAGAGGACGAGACCCAACATCGTTAAAATGCTGAAGGAACGTTTCATGATCCTGTTTTGGACTCCACTGTTAGCAAACCAAGGGGTCGACCTACCGTGGCTACTACGCTGAAATCAAAGCAGGTTGCTTCTTCATCAAAACCCCAAAACAAAGGCCAgaccaaaagaaaaagaaatactcCTAACCATTGTAAAACGTGTGGTCGGACTGGTCATGATTCAAGGAATTGTCATAAATTTAAGGATGACGATTTGGAAGAGAACTCTGATAGCAATATTGATTAGTTCATCGAATGTCAATCTTACTTGTTGTACCTTTTTATTGCTCATTTAATATTAGCTACAACATAATTTAGCAATGTTATATCTCATGgttgttatttttttagtaacttaaaaaaacaatacaaaaaaaaggatacctttcatttaattaaacaatttgcaACTCATACTCAAATCAGAAAGAATTGTGAACAATTGAGTGAGACATATTACATAAAGAGATTACATCGTTAAAATAGTATATAGATTTTATTGATAGTTATACGATTATGCTATATATGGCataagaagacatcttcttCATACTTATGCTTCAAATTTCTGCAAATATGTATACGTCTTCTTGATCATATTCCTCGTTACAAATTGTTGCAGTTTTCATAATTGAAGCATCAACACCTTTATATACCCATAGTTTTATCACTTCCATGTAGACATCTTCTTGATCATACTCCAATCCCAAATTTCCAATTCTAATTGTATATCCCAAATCAGAAATTAACCGaatacataattatataaatcaaCTTAAATCCATAAGCTTATCTTCAACTTCATGAACTTGAATGAAGTTACTAATAAAAATGGTGGTCGTAATCAGAAACCAAAATCGATTTATGAATCAAAGGAAATCGAAATACCTTCCATGTATTATATTTCGAATCAGAGGTGTTAACGATATATATTTCCAATCAGCCAGAAAAAAATTAACAAGAATGATATGTATTTATTATAACGATATGGATCTCGAATCAATCAGAAAAATTAACATAAAAAGACCGTAAAGAAAGATATGGATTTAGTATCCATGAGTAAGATTAATACAAAAATTATTATAGAACCAGACACCAGAAGTATAGCgatggtgaagaagaagaatttaatGTGGTGAGAGAaacctttttaaaaaaaacgtaataGCCTTTATTAAAAAACGTAATGGTATTTATCATGGAGAGAGAAATATGTATTTAGGTAACTtggtaacctgctatagcaggtcacCTATTGACTCACCATGAGTGGAGACTCACTATTGAAAACtcctccatatatatatatatatatatatatatagattgggTGGCACCAAATTCGGTGCCACCCTATTAATTGACCAACAAGAGTTTACTCTTGTTGGCTGCATTCACACCACACCCTGGGCATTATAAAATGACAGGAGTGATGACAGAATATAATTGAAGAGAGTAAAAGAAGATAATTGAGAGAGAGACAAATGACATAAAAGGTCATGTATTGTGAGTTTGCTCTTTAATTAAAAGAATGTAGTCCAATTATTTTGGGGATAGACAAAATAGTAAGATAATTATTTCAGGGTATTTTTGGGAAACACTTTTAGTaatttatctcattgtaactctagaaaatTTCTTGAGAACACCCTCCTTGTACGCCTACTATTTTATAGTGGAAGAATTTACTCTCGAGTTTGGTCGTAGACGTAATCTATAAGAATGAACCACGTTAAATTATCggtaatgttatttttattgattattttgctCATTAATATTTTTCTACGAAATATTTTTCGCCTTTATTCCCAACaaaaatttgaaattgtttaattttatagtattttttaaatattttaaaaataaaaatattattttgttatctttggTGAATTCGGATTTCATATAAAAAAGCCCCGAatattttcaattgaattatctccaaataaaattgggcgtgTCTTCATGTGAGCAACAGTTTTGTGAGGAAACATGTGCAACTTTGAGATGTGATGCCAAATATTAAAACTAGAAGTAAATCTAATACCATGCTGCCGAGCCGATAAAggaaggagagttgaaaaatctcaGAATATAATGGATAAGAAACGATCTTGTGCTTTTACTTTGGTTGTCCAGGTTTTTCTCTGTCTTGTTTTCTACCTTGCTCTGAATTTGGGTAACCCATTTCATACCCCAACTCCACCTCTTGATATTTATTTTCTGAGTGTTAATGGAGCTTATAGTTATAGACCCCTTCATCACCAGACCCATCTTCTCAAACAGGTCAttttttatctttctttatCCAATTTCTCTGTTTGCTCTTAAAAACATTTCATCTTTTGAGACTTCTTTCTAGGCATGTACATTGATGTGAACCATTTTGATTGTGTATTGCACTTCTGATTTACCTTtatctttttgtttgttttccgTTATAAAAGCCTAATTTGGCTTTTCAACTTGGCTTTTAGGATTAATTTGATCTAAAAATGAACTTTAGCCATTACCCATGACTTGCCTTTTTTGTTTGATGTGCGTCAAGTTATGGTGACTTGTGTAACTTTAACTAATTTgaacaaaaatgaaaaagttgaaaagataTAGTTTTGACAGCAGCAAAGCAATCAAGCCTCATATTCTCCTTTAAAGCTATGCATAATTTGTGCTTTTACATCTTCTAGGATCTATGTTGCATTTCATGTCTGTGTCCGTTTTCTTTTGAAAGGCTATGTTTTTATAAATAACTTAGTCTATGATGATTAGGTACAAGaaagtattatttttttattagggCATCTAATTCTTGTTTAATGAAGTAATTTATAATTATTGGTATTTCAAAGAGAAAGAGTTGTACTTGTTCATGGTCTTGACTTGAGTTATTGATATTCtgaggttgatgaagatggagatTGTTTCTAGAGTTTACAAAGTAAAGTTCATTATAAACATTAGTGAGCTGGGAGAAGATGATTCACTCGCATTGAATGTAAGATTTTAGATTTATATTAGAGAATTAGTGCTTCATTTCATCTTTGACAATAATTGATTCCCATTAGCTTCAACAGCTAGCAACTGCCCTACATATATATTTTGCAGGCAAGCAAAGTCTTCTCGTCAATGAATGTTCCCTGGTATATAACAAACTTGCCAAATGCCTGTACCCGATGGATCAATGCAGCTGCTTTCCATTTTCCAGTTCTTTTCACTGGGTAATAATAATTTATGAAAATGCTAAATAGGTACACTACCGCGGCTTCAAAGGATCAGGAAGGTCCTTGCTTCCTAGAGCAGATAGACATAAATAATCGGGAAATCTTAACTATAATCGGAGTGAACACCGAATCACTGCAGGTACATGCATACTATTTATTTACACTTTTTTCAATATTACAATCTATACCTTAAACCCTTGACTAAAGGGCTCAATTAGGATTTCTAAGGGTTCAATAAGTAGGTGTATAAATGATTAAGTGACACTTTGTTTCAATATTACAATCTATACCTTAAACCCTTGACTAAAGGGCTCAATTAGGATTTCTAAGGGTTCAATAAGTAGGTGTATAAATGATTAAGTGACACTTTATAACTTTTAGGACTCATTATGTGAAATCTAAGATCATGGGCTCAATGTGTAAAAAAAGCAAAGGTCATGAGGTTTGGGGATGCTTTATTTCATTGCTCCATGCTGCTTCTTACTGGTCTATGCTACATTTGTATGTGACACTTATAAACAGATCATGAAGTTGGATCAGATAACTACAGTTTGATTCATTAGTCTTGATGTCATGAAGGCTTtgcatttcattttctttcattaATTGTTCACTAGGAAGCACCGAAATTTTAGGAGGTTAACGCACGAGTGTCGGACACTCAAGGACACGCACCCGACACACCAAAATAAGTGTCccctcttttttttaatatggggACACGCGGGGAAACTTTGGAGATACTTCGGGGACACGACTTATGAGTTAATTAGGTAGAatatagggttttttttttttttttttttttttaataatgccGTACCCGTACAAGTACCCATGTCGGTGCTTCCTAGATTGTTCATTTTTAGTGCTTGCTCCTTTTTTTCAGCTATTTCGTTGGGCTTCATGATCTGAAATATATTTGGATATGAACTACACTCCATTTTGACTGGATATTCAATGTCTAATAGTTATTAGCATGACAATTAGATGCCTCCATCTTGATTTCTCCTATTATCGAATTATCGGTAATACTATTGTATATAGTCTTTTTATAATCAGCAAGTGGCTTTGGGAATAATCAGTCAACCTTTTAAGTGCAGAGATCAGCAAGTGGCTTTGGGAATAATCAGTCAAATTGGCTGTCAAAAACACTAGAAGCTGCTGTTGGAAACTGGTAAAAACGTACATCAGTGTTTATTATGTCAAAAGTCTGGTGATTTGGTTGTACATGCTACCGGAGTTATTTTACGTACGGTCTTAAAAGACTTTATATCCATCACTCTGCATCATTTAAAGTGGTCTTTTGTTCTGTAAATCTAGGCTCATAGTTGTTGGACATCATCCAGTAGTTGTTTGTGAAGAGAATGGGGAGCAAATCAAATCAAAGCATGTGTACGAGCAGCTACACCGTATTTTTGTGAAATATGGTGTGGTAAGAAGAAAAATATTGATATCATATCATGTCAATATATCATACATACAAGACATTTTCATTTACTTTTTGTTTAAGTATGAAATAGAATAAAATCATTATTGGTTTCACTCTTCAGAATGCATACCTGAGCGGACAGGGTTGCTCTAATATTAGTGATGCCAATGCCTTGGAAGATGGTGTAGCTTACATTGGCAATGGCAGTCCATATCCTATCAAGAGTGAGCCTTATTTGGCTTCTTTAAGTAAAAGATCTGCCTTTCAGAAGTAAGTTTCCTGCTTTAATTAGTCCATAGCCAGCCAATATTGTTTTACGAGGCTTACATCTTGCTTTGTGCAGGAAAACGGATGTCGGGTTTCTTCTTCATAGAGTTAGCTCTTCAGAGTTTGTGAGTATCTTTATCCTTTTCCCATTGCATGAAGCTTGTTCTTGAAAGACTTGACAAGTATTTGGATGCTTTTACTAGTTTGAATTCTCCAGAATGCATTTATGGTGtataaatttcaagaaaatcGTTGTCTGTCTTCGGCGTTTTTCTGGAAATTATGACTAATATATCTTGAATTTGTGAATGGCAGACAACCTATTTTATGAGCTTATCTGGTGAGGTCCTTGACAAAATTGTAATCCGGGCGAAAGGTACAGAGGTTATGTAAATGCATCATCCAATCTCATTTTAATTCTTTAGGCATTTTTTGGTGTAAGTAAATGTCATTATGGCTTTTTCTATAAATTACAGTTTGTTGAGTTgagtttaattttgattttaaaaGATATAGTGGTTTGATTCACTCTTCTCTTGCTGAGATTCTCAACTTGCCTGTTTTGTACACTTCGATCTATTCTTTTTAAATAATCAAGTAAAAATAATTAAGGGATGTGGGTTTATAAATAATTAAGGTCCTGTTTCTTACGTCGTAATGGGCCTTATTATGGAAAGTTCA comes from Euphorbia lathyris chromosome 8, ddEupLath1.1, whole genome shotgun sequence and encodes:
- the LOC136201978 gene encoding uncharacterized protein isoform X2, whose amino-acid sequence is MELIVIDPFITRPIFSNRLMKMEIVSRVYKVKFIINISELGEDDSLALNASKVFSSMNVPWYTTAASKDQEGPCFLEQIDINNREILTIIGVNTESLQRSASGFGNNQSNWLSKTLEAAVGNWLIVVGHHPVVVCEENGEQIKSKHVYEQLHRIFVKYGVNAYLSGQGCSNISDANALEDGVAYIGNGSPYPIKSEPYLASLSKRSAFQKKTDVGFLLHRVSSSEFTTYFMSLSGEVLDKIVIRAKGTEVM
- the LOC136201978 gene encoding uncharacterized protein isoform X1, whose translation is MDKKRSCAFTLVVQVFLCLVFYLALNLGNPFHTPTPPLDIYFLSVNGAYSYRPLHHQTHLLKQMEIVSRVYKVKFIINISELGEDDSLALNASKVFSSMNVPWYTTAASKDQEGPCFLEQIDINNREILTIIGVNTESLQRSASGFGNNQSNWLSKTLEAAVGNWLIVVGHHPVVVCEENGEQIKSKHVYEQLHRIFVKYGVNAYLSGQGCSNISDANALEDGVAYIGNGSPYPIKSEPYLASLSKRSAFQKKTDVGFLLHRVSSSEFTTYFMSLSGEVLDKIVIRAKGTEVM
- the LOC136201978 gene encoding uncharacterized protein isoform X3; this translates as MNVPWYTTAASKDQEGPCFLEQIDINNREILTIIGVNTESLQRSASGFGNNQSNWLSKTLEAAVGNWLIVVGHHPVVVCEENGEQIKSKHVYEQLHRIFVKYGVNAYLSGQGCSNISDANALEDGVAYIGNGSPYPIKSEPYLASLSKRSAFQKKTDVGFLLHRVSSSEFTTYFMSLSGEVLDKIVIRAKGTEVM